In the Nitrospira sp. genome, CGGCCTTCGCGGACAATTTATCAGTCAGACAAAGCATCATGGGGTGGTGATCCGCGCGTCCTTTATTCAGCAGGCGGCACTCATTCGCATCGGAGCAGACGAAGTAACCCCTGCGCAGAATCCTGATGATCCAGAGCCCATCGGCCTTGCCACGCATTCGATGGATGGCTTTGATGTGTAGTTCTTGTCGATCTCGAAATCAAAAGTCGATTGGGTTCTCCGGGCTTAGTGCCGGCCGTCAGGTTCGTAAGATCTCTCGCAACCACGAGATCCGCTCACCAGTTCCGTATCGGTGGCAAGTGAGGCGTACTGATGAGCAACAACTTGAGAGATTGTGGGAGTCGGTTCGATGATGAAGGGGCCACCGAGATAAGGGCCATGGGCCTCTTCCTATGTGGGTTCAAGCGGTGAGGTCTCCGTGGGCCTTTCTGATTCATTCTGCCAGGATCATTGCATGTGTCATAAGCCTGCTCACAAATTTGGGGGCAGTAGAAATGGCGTTGGCCCAACCATCCACGGTGTCAAGTGTATCTTCAGTAAGCGGAGGGTCCATCTTCGGTGCATCAGGGTCGATGTTTGTCTCGCCGTTTGCCAATCCTGCGGTCCTGGGCTCTCTATACTTAACGCCGCAGTGGCCTAAGACCGGTTACTACCCCATCTATCCGGGAAGTTTGTCCAACACCATTCCCGGCGATGGGATTATGGTAGGACCGCTCCGGTTGCATCCCCACATGGGTGTGGCTCAAATGTACACTGATAATGTGTTCAGGACCAACAGCAACAAGACCAGCGATTTTCTGACCACCCTTTCACCAGGCATTCAAGCCAGATTGCCGTTCGCAGGATTTCATTCGGTTCTCTTGGATTATCGTACGAATCTTCAATACTATTCGCGCACCTCATCGAACGATGTGCAAGATCAGACTGCCACTGGGGCCTTCAAGTTCAATTTTCCCGGCGGCCTCAACATCGATCTCCACGGTGAACACAAGCTGGGGCATGATCCCAGAGGCTCCGCCGTGGATAATGTGAACACGCAACGCCTGGGGGTAAACAAATGGACGGCCGATGGTTTCACGGGTCAAACCGAGTACGTTGGAGCCCAGTCAAGCGTGGGATTGTATGTGCAAACACTTCGCTGGAAGTACCTGAATAATAACCAAGGCCCCATTCGAGATCGGTTGACCAATAGAGCTGACCTGATGTTCTCTCGTAACATCACAGATAGCTTATCGCTGCGGACCACGGTTGGCGCGCAGCAATCGATTTATGATCAGAATAGGAATCTGGATAATGTCATCTATACCTTCAGTGGAGGCGCGACGTGGAATGTCAGCGGGAAGACCTCCGGAGACATTCTTGTCGGATATCAGCACGTGCAATTTACTCGAGCGCAGGTAGCCCAGCCTCCCCCGTTGAATCAGTTTTTCAGAGACAAAGATACCTACTCCAATATCTATGTCATGGGAAGGCTCAACTGGCAGGCGACACCTCTCTTGGGGATCACGCTGCAGGTGTACAGGTCGATCCAACAAACGGTCGCAAGCGGTTCACTGTTCTATACGGCGACCGGCGTGAACCTGACCGCTCGGCATGAATTGACCGACCGCACGACATTCCAACTCAACCTGGGGTATGAGCAGGACAAGTTTCAAGGCGTTTCTGGCAGCACAACAAACGGATCCGATAGGAGCGAGGATTTGAAGAATGTCGCGGTTGGCGTGAATTATCGTGCTGTGCAATGGCTAGGGCTCGGTGCGCAGTATATTTTTGAGGATCGGCACTCGAATCAAGCTCAGTTTACCTATCAAGCAAGCACCGTGATGCTGTCGGCACAGATCCTCTTTTAACCGACAGCGTTCATGGTCGGGATCGGTATAATTGCCAGTGTCAATCTCCATTGAGGTGGGCGAGAGTGACAAGAAGAGCGTCTGACAAAATTCTTGGCTCCGATCCGTTCAGTCCTCATGGCAGGTCATGCCGGTTTCGCTCTCAGCTCTTTGGGGTGTCAGGTTGCCAAACAAGCTGGATGTGGGTTGTTGCTGCGCAAAGGGAGCCGTCGGTTTGATGAACAAGCCGCGTTCTTTCGTTACTTCATGAATTGGGAGCTCTTGCATGAATCGCGATGAGGGTGTGCTTCCGTTTCAAATGGTCCAAGACGATGGTGCCGAGCCCGTCCATGTTGATTATCTCGGAGCCTGTCGCCAGCGACTATGGCTGATCCTCGCCATTGCAGTGGGATTTGCAGGAAGCGCGGCGGTCTGGTCCTTTATGCAGACACCGAGGTACCAGGCAAAAGCCACCGTGGTTGTTGAGCAAGTAGGGCCGAGTGGATTGGGAAACGACCGAGACTACCGTCAGAGTGATCTTTCCCCGGAATACTTTCAGACTCAGTTTGAGCTGATGAAAAGCCATTATGTTTTTCACCGGACGGCGCAACTCCTACATCTGTCCGAGCAGCCGGAGTACATGCTCAAACCGTCTATCCTGTCGTCGCTGGTCGGAAACCTGATGCCTGCCCTCAAGACGAATGGTGTGGCACGGG is a window encoding:
- a CDS encoding outer membrane beta-barrel protein is translated as MSSVSSVSGGSIFGASGSMFVSPFANPAVLGSLYLTPQWPKTGYYPIYPGSLSNTIPGDGIMVGPLRLHPHMGVAQMYTDNVFRTNSNKTSDFLTTLSPGIQARLPFAGFHSVLLDYRTNLQYYSRTSSNDVQDQTATGAFKFNFPGGLNIDLHGEHKLGHDPRGSAVDNVNTQRLGVNKWTADGFTGQTEYVGAQSSVGLYVQTLRWKYLNNNQGPIRDRLTNRADLMFSRNITDSLSLRTTVGAQQSIYDQNRNLDNVIYTFSGGATWNVSGKTSGDILVGYQHVQFTRAQVAQPPPLNQFFRDKDTYSNIYVMGRLNWQATPLLGITLQVYRSIQQTVASGSLFYTATGVNLTARHELTDRTTFQLNLGYEQDKFQGVSGSTTNGSDRSEDLKNVAVGVNYRAVQWLGLGAQYIFEDRHSNQAQFTYQASTVMLSAQILF